The Lepidochelys kempii isolate rLepKem1 chromosome 5, rLepKem1.hap2, whole genome shotgun sequence genome window below encodes:
- the LHFPL2 gene encoding LHFPL tetraspan subfamily member 2 protein: protein MCHVIVTCRSMLWTLLSIVVAFAELIAFMSADWLIGKAKPVSSEDMDNRTGGSQDPYHPTLGIYGRCTRISHMQVSRRDTLCGPYAENFNEIASGFWQATAIFLAVGIMILCAVAFVSVFTMCVQSIMKKSIFNVCGLLQGIAGLFLILGLMLYPAGWGCQKAISYCGHYASAYKLGDCSLGWAFYTAIGGTGLTFICAVFSAQAEIATSSDKVQEEIEEGKNLICLL, encoded by the exons ATGTGTCATGTCATTGTAACTTGTCGCTCAATGCTGTGGACACTCCTGAGTATTGTCGTGGCTTTTGCAGAGCTCATAGCTTTCATGAGTGCAGATTGGCTAATTGGCAAAGCCAAGCCTGTGAGTTCCGAAGATATGGACAACAGGACAGGAGGCTCACAGGACCCTTACCATCCAACTTTGGGCATCTATGGGCGTTGTACCAGAATCTCCCACATGCAGGTTTCCAGACGAGACACACTTTGTGGGCCCTATGCAGAGAACTTTAATGAGATTGCCAGTGGGTTCTGGCAGGCTACCGCTATTTTCCTAGCTGTGGGGATCATGATTCTCTGTGCTGTGGCATTTGTGTCTGTCTTTACTATGTGTGTGCAGAGTATaatgaaaaaaagtatttttaatgtcTGTGGGCTGCTACAAGGGATTGCAG gcctctTCCTTATCTTAGGCTTGATGCTGTACCCTGCAGGCTGGGGCTGCCAGAAGGCAATAAGCTATTGTGGACATTATGCTTCTGCTTATAAACTAGGAGACTGCTCACTGGGCTGGGCCTTCTACACAGCTATTGGTGGCACTGGTCTGACATTCATCTGTGCCGTCTTCTCAGCACAGGCAGAAATTGCCACATCTAGTGACAAAGTGCAAGAAGAAATTGAAGAGGGGAAAAACCTTATCTGCCTCCTTTAA